One segment of Stenotrophomonas sp. SAU14A_NAIMI4_8 DNA contains the following:
- a CDS encoding thioredoxin family protein, with amino-acid sequence MGTTFGRAVVAVMCAALISACSQQPPPAPAEPTQPLDTRPTEPPAADPSVPVASGNTPAAADIAAIAGLNASFDPARDPQADLETAKVEAQRGNKRIILDVGGEWCSWCHLMDKFIEGDAEVRRLRDANFVWMKVNYSEDNENTAFLSQYPQVKGYPHLFVLDADGTLLQSQFTGELEKPKGEGKGYQRARFIAFLEKWAPPR; translated from the coding sequence ATGGGTACAACGTTCGGCAGGGCCGTGGTGGCCGTGATGTGTGCAGCGCTGATCAGCGCCTGTTCCCAGCAACCGCCGCCGGCACCGGCCGAACCCACCCAGCCCCTGGATACCCGCCCCACCGAGCCACCGGCCGCTGACCCCAGCGTGCCGGTGGCCTCGGGCAACACCCCGGCGGCGGCTGATATCGCCGCCATTGCCGGCCTCAACGCCAGCTTCGACCCGGCCCGCGACCCGCAGGCCGATCTGGAAACGGCCAAGGTGGAAGCGCAGCGCGGCAACAAGCGCATCATTCTGGACGTGGGCGGCGAGTGGTGTTCGTGGTGCCACCTGATGGACAAGTTCATCGAGGGCGATGCCGAAGTGCGCCGCCTGCGCGATGCGAACTTCGTCTGGATGAAGGTGAACTACAGCGAAGACAACGAGAACACCGCGTTCCTGTCGCAGTACCCGCAGGTGAAGGGCTACCCGCACCTGTTCGTGCTGGACGCCGACGGCACCCTGCTGCAGTCGCAGTTCACCGGCGAACTGGAAAAGCCCAAGGGCGAAGGCAAGGGCTACCAGCGCGCCCGCTTCATCGCCTTCCTGGAAAAGTGGGCGCCCCCGCGCTGA
- a CDS encoding oligopeptide:H+ symporter, which yields MSLDATANTPEPALPDFKTTLGHPRPLWMLFMTEFWERFAFYGIRWALVLYIVSQFYSGNAAGEGDASRIYGAYLALVYAAAIFGGYVADRVLGYQRSILTGAVIMAAGLFMISLPQEHIFKLGLATIIVGNGLFKPNISTMVGKLYGLKDERRDSGFTIFYMGINIGAMIAPVLTEWLARKVFGTSEMPSYKVVFIASGVGMLISLVWFYIGRAGLKGIGAPPAGAEGFGRIVMVLAGAVVAIPVAYFLLATGATALAWILGAMFTALAILLLVEGIREGKVQRDRVIAMLIIFAFNVMFWMFFEQAGSSFTFLAENIVNRQFGDWTFPTAWFQSVNSVAIITLAPIIAWIWVAMGRANPSIPRKFGLGLLFNGAAFALLMFALSQMVVDGKIPFWTLFMVYVIQSVGELCLSPIGLSMVTKLAPVRLVGFGMGGWFLSTGIGNNLSGIFAGAVSGEGGMTIESALKGYTFGFWALIGSGVVLFLIAPLINKLMHGVK from the coding sequence ATGAGCCTAGACGCCACTGCGAACACCCCAGAACCGGCGCTGCCGGACTTCAAGACCACGCTGGGCCACCCGCGCCCGCTGTGGATGCTGTTCATGACCGAATTCTGGGAACGCTTTGCGTTCTACGGCATCCGCTGGGCCTTGGTGCTGTACATCGTCTCGCAGTTCTACAGCGGCAATGCCGCCGGTGAAGGCGATGCCAGCCGCATCTACGGCGCCTACCTGGCGCTGGTCTACGCCGCGGCGATCTTCGGTGGCTACGTGGCCGACCGGGTGCTGGGCTACCAGCGTTCGATCCTGACCGGCGCGGTCATCATGGCCGCCGGCCTGTTCATGATCTCGCTGCCGCAGGAGCACATCTTCAAGCTCGGCCTGGCCACGATCATCGTCGGCAATGGGCTGTTCAAGCCGAACATCTCCACCATGGTGGGCAAGCTGTACGGCCTGAAGGACGAACGCCGCGACTCCGGCTTCACCATCTTCTACATGGGCATCAACATCGGCGCGATGATCGCCCCGGTGCTGACCGAATGGCTGGCACGCAAGGTGTTCGGCACCTCGGAAATGCCGTCGTACAAGGTCGTGTTCATCGCCTCGGGCGTGGGCATGCTGATCTCGCTGGTGTGGTTCTACATCGGTCGTGCCGGCCTGAAGGGCATTGGCGCACCGCCGGCCGGTGCCGAAGGCTTCGGTCGCATCGTGATGGTGCTGGCCGGTGCCGTGGTCGCCATTCCGGTGGCCTACTTCCTGCTGGCCACCGGCGCCACCGCGCTGGCCTGGATCCTGGGCGCCATGTTCACCGCCCTGGCCATCCTGCTGCTGGTGGAAGGCATCCGCGAGGGCAAGGTGCAGCGCGACCGCGTGATCGCCATGCTGATCATCTTCGCCTTCAACGTGATGTTCTGGATGTTCTTCGAACAGGCCGGCAGCTCGTTCACCTTCCTGGCCGAAAACATCGTCAACCGCCAGTTCGGTGACTGGACCTTCCCGACCGCGTGGTTCCAGTCGGTGAACTCGGTGGCCATCATCACCCTGGCCCCGATCATTGCCTGGATCTGGGTGGCCATGGGCCGCGCCAATCCGTCCATCCCGCGCAAGTTCGGCCTGGGCCTGCTGTTCAACGGCGCCGCCTTCGCCCTGCTGATGTTCGCCCTGTCGCAGATGGTCGTGGACGGCAAGATCCCGTTCTGGACCCTGTTCATGGTCTACGTCATCCAGTCGGTGGGTGAGCTGTGCCTGTCGCCCATCGGCCTGTCGATGGTGACCAAGCTGGCCCCGGTGCGCCTGGTCGGCTTCGGCATGGGCGGCTGGTTCCTGTCCACCGGCATCGGCAACAACCTGTCGGGCATCTTCGCCGGTGCGGTCAGCGGTGAAGGCGGCATGACGATCGAATCGGCACTGAAGGGGTATACCTTCGGGTTCTGGGCGTTGATCGGTTCGGGCGTGGTCCTGTTCCTGATCGCGCCGCTGATCAACAAGCTGATGCACGGCGTCAAGTAA
- a CDS encoding tryptophan 2,3-dioxygenase family protein, with the protein MSVDNNQRDLEAGIHTDLQGRLTYGGYLRLDQLLSAQQPLSNPPHHDEMLFIIQHQTSELWLKLLGHELRAAIGFLQRDEVWQCRKVLARSKQVLRQLTEQWSVLETLTPSEYMGFRDVLGPSSGFQSLQYRYIEFLLGNKNAQMLQVFEHDPAGQAQLRTVLEAPSLYEEFLKYLARFGHAVPALYDSHDWTQPHVADDTLQPVFERIYQDTDRYWREYSLCEDLVDLETAFQLWRFRHMRTVMRVIGFKRGTGGSSGVGFLRQALELTFFPELFQVRSTLQAGPPADQA; encoded by the coding sequence ATGTCCGTCGACAACAACCAACGCGATCTCGAAGCTGGCATCCACACCGATCTGCAGGGGCGCCTGACCTACGGCGGCTACCTGCGGCTGGACCAGCTGCTGAGCGCGCAGCAGCCGCTGTCCAACCCGCCGCACCACGACGAGATGCTGTTCATCATCCAGCACCAGACCTCGGAGCTGTGGCTGAAGCTGCTGGGCCACGAGCTGCGTGCGGCGATCGGCTTCCTGCAGCGCGACGAGGTCTGGCAGTGCCGCAAGGTGCTGGCCCGCAGCAAGCAGGTGCTGCGCCAGCTGACCGAACAGTGGTCGGTGCTGGAAACCCTGACCCCGTCCGAGTACATGGGCTTCCGCGACGTGCTGGGCCCGTCCTCGGGCTTCCAGTCGCTGCAGTACCGCTACATCGAGTTCCTGCTGGGCAACAAGAACGCGCAGATGCTGCAGGTGTTCGAGCATGACCCGGCTGGGCAGGCGCAGCTGCGCACCGTGCTGGAAGCGCCCAGCCTGTACGAGGAATTCCTGAAGTACCTGGCCCGCTTCGGCCACGCCGTGCCGGCGCTGTACGACAGCCACGACTGGACCCAGCCGCACGTGGCCGACGACACCCTGCAGCCGGTGTTCGAACGCATCTACCAGGACACCGACCGCTACTGGCGCGAGTATTCGCTGTGCGAGGACCTGGTGGACCTGGAAACCGCGTTCCAGCTCTGGCGCTTCCGCCACATGCGCACGGTGATGCGGGTGATCGGCTTCAAGCGCGGCACCGGTGGCTCGTCCGGCGTGGGCTTCCTGCGGCAGGCGCTGGAGCTGACCTTCTTCCCCGAACTGTTCCAGGTGCGCAGCACCCTGCAAGCCGGGCCCCCGGCAGATCAGGCCTGA
- the pdhA gene encoding pyruvate dehydrogenase (acetyl-transferring) E1 component subunit alpha — MTVAAEFKIEYLQYLDADGKLVRNDLPESLKDPAVLVPLFKQMLYVRTFDSKSIALQRTGKLGTYAACLGHEAAHVGIGAAMKQGDVFAPSYREYGAMFMRGVRPYDVLMYWGGDERGNDYTGNAVKDFPFCVPISTQCLHAAGAALKFKLNNEAQIAVAVCGDGGSSKTDFYAALNSAGAYKLPLILCIVNNGWAISVPRSAQTGAETLAQKGLAGGLHCLQVDGNDLIAVLAAMEQARERGLAGEGGTVLELLTYRLSDHTTADDARRYRDDAEVKDAWTREPMLRLRKYLVAHGVWSEEEEKTWVEQCAAKVDEEVNQYLNTPVQPVEAMFDYLYADPPADLLAQRAAAIALEQRHG; from the coding sequence ATGACGGTAGCCGCCGAGTTCAAGATCGAATACCTGCAGTACCTGGACGCGGACGGCAAGCTCGTCCGCAACGACCTGCCCGAATCCCTGAAGGATCCGGCTGTCCTGGTGCCGCTGTTCAAGCAGATGCTGTACGTGCGCACGTTCGACAGCAAATCCATCGCGCTGCAGCGCACCGGCAAGCTGGGCACCTATGCCGCCTGCCTGGGCCACGAGGCCGCGCACGTGGGCATTGGCGCCGCGATGAAGCAGGGTGACGTGTTCGCCCCCAGCTACCGCGAGTACGGCGCCATGTTCATGCGTGGCGTGCGCCCATACGACGTGCTGATGTACTGGGGCGGCGACGAGCGCGGCAACGACTACACCGGCAACGCGGTGAAGGACTTCCCGTTCTGCGTGCCGATTTCCACCCAGTGCCTGCATGCCGCCGGCGCTGCGCTGAAGTTCAAGTTGAACAACGAAGCGCAGATCGCGGTGGCGGTGTGCGGCGATGGCGGCAGCTCCAAGACCGACTTCTACGCTGCACTCAATTCGGCCGGTGCCTACAAGCTGCCGCTGATCCTGTGCATCGTCAACAACGGTTGGGCCATCTCGGTGCCGCGCTCGGCCCAGACCGGTGCCGAAACGCTGGCGCAGAAGGGTCTGGCCGGCGGCCTGCACTGCCTGCAGGTGGACGGCAACGACCTGATTGCTGTGCTGGCCGCGATGGAACAGGCGCGCGAACGCGGCCTGGCCGGCGAAGGCGGCACGGTGCTGGAACTGCTGACCTACCGCCTGTCCGACCACACCACCGCCGACGACGCCCGCCGCTACCGCGACGACGCCGAAGTGAAGGACGCCTGGACCCGCGAGCCGATGCTGCGCCTGCGCAAGTACCTGGTCGCCCACGGCGTGTGGAGCGAAGAAGAAGAGAAGACCTGGGTCGAGCAGTGCGCGGCCAAGGTGGACGAGGAAGTGAACCAGTACCTCAACACCCCGGTGCAGCCGGTCGAGGCCATGTTCGACTACCTGTATGCCGACCCGCCGGCGGACCTGCTGGCCCAGCGCGCGGCTGCCATTGCCCTGGAGCAGCGCCATGGATGA
- a CDS encoding alpha-ketoacid dehydrogenase subunit beta, with protein sequence MDEIKHGASASQANAADSAAVAGGDIAMTATPITLIEAITQALAWELEHDPSVLVLGEDVGVNGGVFRATAGLQQRFGSQRILDTPLDETTIAGLTVGLAAQGMKPVAEAQFDGFVYPMVDHIICHAARLRTRTRGRLHCPMVLRVPWGGGIRAPEHHSEANESIFTNVPGLRVVLPSSPQRAYGLLLAAMRDPDPVIYMEPKRIYRQYKEVVVNDGEALPLDVCFVLRDGTDVTLVAWGAQVKEALEAADKLAGEGISAEVIDVATLRPLDFATIAESVAKTGRCVVVQEAPKTAGFGAEIAARLAEESLYDLLAPVERVTGYDTHIPLFRLEMKYLPSVDRIVTAAKRAVAAG encoded by the coding sequence ATGGATGAGATCAAGCACGGCGCTTCCGCTTCCCAGGCCAATGCCGCCGACAGCGCCGCTGTCGCCGGTGGAGACATCGCAATGACCGCTACCCCCATCACCCTGATCGAAGCCATCACCCAGGCGCTTGCCTGGGAGCTGGAACACGACCCGTCGGTGCTGGTGCTGGGCGAGGACGTGGGCGTGAACGGTGGCGTGTTCCGCGCCACCGCCGGCCTGCAGCAGCGCTTCGGTTCGCAGCGCATCCTCGACACCCCGCTGGATGAAACCACCATTGCCGGCCTGACCGTCGGCCTGGCCGCACAGGGCATGAAGCCGGTGGCCGAAGCCCAGTTCGACGGCTTCGTCTACCCGATGGTGGACCACATCATCTGCCACGCCGCACGCCTGCGTACCCGCACCCGTGGCCGCCTGCACTGCCCGATGGTGCTGCGCGTGCCGTGGGGCGGTGGCATCCGCGCGCCGGAACACCACAGCGAAGCCAACGAATCGATCTTCACCAACGTGCCGGGCCTGCGCGTGGTGCTGCCGTCCAGCCCGCAGCGTGCCTATGGCCTGCTGCTGGCCGCCATGCGCGATCCCGATCCGGTGATCTACATGGAACCCAAGCGCATCTACCGCCAGTACAAGGAAGTGGTCGTCAACGACGGCGAAGCGCTGCCGCTGGACGTCTGCTTCGTGCTGCGCGACGGCACCGACGTGACCCTGGTTGCCTGGGGCGCACAGGTGAAGGAAGCGCTGGAAGCGGCCGACAAGCTGGCCGGCGAAGGCATCAGTGCTGAAGTCATCGACGTGGCCACCCTGCGCCCGCTGGACTTTGCCACCATCGCCGAATCGGTGGCCAAGACCGGCCGCTGCGTGGTCGTGCAGGAAGCGCCGAAGACCGCTGGTTTCGGTGCCGAGATTGCCGCCCGCCTGGCCGAAGAATCGCTGTATGACCTGCTGGCCCCGGTCGAACGCGTTACCGGCTACGACACCCACATTCCGCTGTTCCGCCTGGAAATGAAGTACCTGCCCAGCGTGGACCGGATCGTGACCGCGGCCAAGCGCGCGGTGGCGGCGGGCTGA
- a CDS encoding SH3 domain-containing protein, with amino-acid sequence MRARLLGAYRSQYSNPLRFRTGQIVEVGVRDEEWPAFAWVRSNDGRAGWAPVAWLQPLDEGRAEALRDYDARELDVESGEMVKLHHEHGGWWWSERANGATGWLPARELELLEENCT; translated from the coding sequence ATGCGGGCCCGCCTGCTGGGGGCTTACCGCAGCCAATATTCCAATCCGCTCCGGTTCCGCACCGGCCAGATCGTCGAAGTGGGTGTACGTGACGAAGAATGGCCGGCGTTTGCCTGGGTACGCAGCAACGATGGGCGCGCCGGTTGGGCGCCCGTCGCCTGGCTGCAGCCGCTGGACGAAGGTCGCGCCGAAGCCCTGCGCGACTACGACGCCCGCGAGCTGGATGTGGAAAGCGGCGAGATGGTGAAGCTGCATCACGAACATGGTGGGTGGTGGTGGTCCGAGCGCGCCAACGGCGCGACGGGCTGGCTGCCGGCCCGCGAACTGGAACTGCTGGAAGAGAACTGCACATGA
- a CDS encoding dihydrolipoamide acetyltransferase family protein, which translates to MSQTKNFNLPDLGEGLPDATIVEWFVKEGDVIKLDEPLVSMETAKAVVEVPSPVSGKVLKLSGAAGDIIPTGSVLASFEIDPNLPQRADGQDTGHSHGHAPAPAAAAPTPPPIPTAAPAPAVAEEAKAERDDAGTVVGAMQSSNAVHTEQALAVGGVKAVPAVRATARKLGVDLSRVRATGADGAVTMADVKQAAANGTAKLGAAPAPVAAAAYAAPAPAQVSAPVQNEARTPLSAAGKPMRTQPPGVVAKGQPEPLKGVRRNMARVMADAHSKVVPTTLNDDADIHAWLPGNDVTARLVRSIVVAAQKVPAMNAWFDGEALTRTLHAQVDIGIAVDTDDGLFVPALRNADMLDARGIREGVNRLREQVESRSIAASELSGYTISLSNFGMFAGRYATPVVVPPCVAIVGAGRARHQMTPVMGGVEAHKVIPLSVTFDHRAATGGEAARFLRAMMDDLALAS; encoded by the coding sequence ATGAGCCAGACCAAGAACTTCAACCTGCCCGACCTGGGCGAAGGCCTGCCGGACGCAACCATCGTGGAATGGTTCGTGAAGGAAGGCGATGTGATCAAGCTGGACGAACCGCTGGTGTCGATGGAAACGGCCAAGGCCGTGGTGGAAGTACCCTCGCCGGTGTCCGGCAAGGTACTGAAGCTGTCCGGCGCGGCCGGCGACATCATTCCCACCGGTTCGGTGCTGGCCAGCTTCGAGATCGACCCGAACCTGCCGCAGCGCGCCGATGGCCAGGACACCGGCCACAGCCACGGCCATGCGCCGGCACCGGCTGCCGCCGCACCGACCCCGCCGCCCATTCCGACTGCAGCCCCGGCCCCGGCCGTGGCCGAAGAAGCCAAGGCCGAGCGCGATGACGCTGGCACCGTGGTCGGCGCCATGCAGAGCTCCAACGCCGTACATACCGAACAGGCGCTGGCCGTTGGTGGCGTCAAGGCCGTGCCGGCCGTGCGTGCCACCGCGCGCAAGCTGGGCGTGGACCTGTCGCGCGTGCGTGCCACCGGCGCCGATGGCGCGGTGACCATGGCCGACGTGAAGCAGGCCGCTGCCAACGGCACCGCCAAGCTGGGCGCCGCCCCGGCACCGGTGGCTGCCGCTGCTTATGCAGCGCCGGCTCCGGCGCAGGTGTCGGCGCCGGTGCAGAACGAAGCCCGCACCCCGCTGTCGGCCGCCGGCAAGCCCATGCGCACCCAGCCGCCGGGCGTGGTCGCCAAGGGCCAGCCGGAACCGCTGAAGGGCGTACGCCGCAACATGGCGCGGGTGATGGCCGACGCGCACAGCAAGGTCGTGCCGACCACGCTGAACGACGACGCCGACATCCACGCTTGGCTGCCGGGCAACGATGTGACCGCGCGCCTGGTGCGTTCGATCGTGGTGGCCGCGCAGAAGGTGCCGGCCATGAATGCCTGGTTCGACGGTGAGGCACTGACCCGCACCCTGCACGCGCAGGTGGACATCGGCATTGCCGTGGACACCGACGACGGCCTGTTCGTGCCGGCCCTGCGCAATGCCGACATGCTCGACGCCCGCGGCATCCGCGAAGGCGTGAACCGTCTGCGCGAGCAGGTGGAATCGCGTTCCATCGCCGCCTCGGAACTGAGTGGCTACACCATCTCGCTGTCCAACTTCGGCATGTTCGCCGGCCGCTACGCCACGCCGGTGGTCGTGCCGCCGTGCGTGGCCATCGTCGGTGCCGGCCGTGCCCGCCACCAGATGACCCCGGTGATGGGCGGCGTGGAAGCGCACAAGGTCATCCCGCTGTCGGTCACCTTCGACCACCGCGCGGCGACCGGCGGCGAAGCGGCCCGCTTCCTGCGCGCGATGATGGACGACCTGGCACTGGCCAGCTGA
- a CDS encoding NAD(P)H-binding protein: MRVMLLGATGLVGGLALPMLLDDPRCRAVVAPTRRPLDLRDAKLHAPVLSFDAVPEAPDWAQVDAVICALGSTMAQAGSREAFYRIDHDYPLAFANAARTQGARAFVLNSAAGANPRSAVFYSRVKGELERDLRALEFASLTLVRPGLIGGHRQQVRRGEAFALKVLGALDPVLPRAWRINPAERIAKALVDAALAPAPGEHIVPSRDLVG, encoded by the coding sequence ATGCGTGTGATGTTGCTGGGGGCGACCGGGCTGGTCGGTGGTCTGGCGCTGCCGATGCTGCTGGACGACCCGCGCTGCCGCGCCGTGGTGGCACCCACGCGGCGGCCGCTGGACCTGCGTGATGCCAAGCTGCACGCGCCGGTGCTGTCCTTCGACGCAGTGCCCGAGGCGCCGGACTGGGCGCAGGTGGATGCGGTGATCTGCGCCCTGGGCAGCACCATGGCCCAGGCCGGCAGCCGCGAGGCGTTCTACCGGATCGACCACGACTACCCGCTGGCCTTCGCCAATGCGGCCCGCACCCAGGGCGCCCGCGCCTTCGTGCTGAATTCCGCGGCCGGGGCCAACCCGCGTTCGGCGGTGTTCTACAGCCGGGTGAAAGGCGAGCTGGAGCGCGACCTGCGGGCGCTGGAGTTCGCCTCGCTCACCCTGGTGCGGCCCGGCTTGATTGGCGGCCATCGCCAGCAGGTGCGCCGCGGCGAAGCGTTCGCGCTGAAGGTGCTGGGCGCGTTGGATCCGGTGCTGCCACGGGCCTGGCGGATCAACCCGGCCGAGCGTATTGCCAAAGCACTGGTGGATGCCGCGCTCGCCCCGGCCCCGGGCGAGCACATCGTGCCATCGCGGGATCTGGTGGGCTGA
- a CDS encoding GGDEF domain-containing protein: MTDQPDHRPAPGTALGPPARVRAVVDDGRADRVVLQGGGGVALQQLFAGADAPEPLLAAFANGMATLPGELGDMGDRLQSAQASADWPRYGRAMRQLIDKYIRTIEQHSPDGQPESLRLSEQLRLLLGGAVVALLQHDPDLREQAQALATRLRQWQPGVALEPIEQGVRELGHQVGVRAESWQEQQALLLELFALLLENVSELLDDRSWLQGQITAVQQLLTGPLDTEAVERTRAELREVIYKQGLLRQGIDESKAAMRGLMGEFIERMDGMATSTGEYHDRIGSYALQLREARSIADLNQLLQEVMHDTGKVQQQAAQARDHLASARAEVERAEQRITELEQELREAGDLARIDPLTQALNRRGLDELLQRELARAARNNTPLGLAVIDLDDFHQTNEAHGHAGGDALLQHLVSVCRLLLRATDGVARLGGDEFVLVLPDAQGADSMATVQRLQRSLAHRVLTVRDQRVPVHFSAGLAQWQPGDDAQSLLRRADDALYEAKRHGKNRVQAG; the protein is encoded by the coding sequence ATGACGGACCAGCCAGACCACCGCCCTGCCCCCGGCACCGCCCTTGGGCCGCCGGCGCGCGTCCGCGCGGTGGTGGACGATGGCCGGGCCGACCGGGTGGTGCTGCAGGGCGGCGGCGGCGTGGCCCTGCAGCAGCTGTTCGCCGGCGCCGATGCGCCCGAGCCGCTGCTGGCCGCCTTCGCCAACGGCATGGCCACCCTGCCCGGCGAGCTGGGCGACATGGGCGACCGCCTGCAGTCGGCCCAGGCCAGCGCCGATTGGCCGCGCTATGGCCGGGCCATGCGCCAGCTGATCGACAAGTACATCCGCACCATCGAACAGCACTCCCCCGATGGCCAGCCCGAAAGCCTGCGCCTGTCCGAACAGTTGCGGCTGCTGCTGGGCGGTGCGGTGGTGGCCCTGCTGCAGCACGACCCCGACCTGCGCGAGCAGGCCCAGGCGCTGGCAACGCGCCTGCGCCAGTGGCAGCCCGGCGTGGCGCTGGAACCCATCGAACAGGGCGTGCGCGAACTCGGCCACCAGGTGGGCGTGCGCGCGGAAAGCTGGCAGGAACAGCAGGCCCTGCTGCTGGAACTGTTTGCCCTGCTGCTGGAAAACGTAAGCGAGCTGCTGGACGACCGCAGCTGGCTGCAGGGCCAGATCACCGCCGTGCAGCAGCTGCTGACCGGCCCGCTGGATACCGAAGCGGTGGAACGCACCCGCGCCGAACTGCGCGAAGTGATCTACAAGCAGGGGCTGCTGCGCCAGGGCATCGATGAATCCAAGGCCGCCATGCGCGGGCTGATGGGCGAGTTCATCGAACGCATGGATGGCATGGCCACCAGCACCGGCGAATACCACGACCGTATCGGCAGCTATGCGCTGCAGCTGCGCGAAGCACGCAGCATCGCCGATCTGAACCAGCTGCTGCAGGAAGTGATGCATGACACCGGCAAGGTGCAGCAGCAGGCCGCGCAGGCACGCGACCATCTGGCCAGCGCGCGCGCCGAAGTGGAACGCGCCGAACAGCGCATCACCGAACTGGAACAGGAACTGCGCGAGGCCGGAGACCTGGCCCGCATCGATCCGCTGACCCAGGCCCTGAACCGCCGCGGCCTGGACGAACTGCTGCAGCGCGAGCTGGCCCGTGCCGCGCGCAACAACACGCCGCTGGGGCTGGCGGTGATTGATCTGGACGACTTCCACCAGACCAACGAGGCCCACGGGCACGCCGGTGGCGATGCGCTGCTGCAGCACCTGGTGTCGGTGTGCCGGCTGCTGCTGCGTGCCACCGATGGCGTGGCCCGCCTGGGTGGCGATGAATTCGTGCTGGTGCTGCCCGATGCACAGGGCGCAGACAGCATGGCCACGGTCCAGCGTCTGCAGCGTTCACTGGCGCACCGTGTGCTGACCGTGCGCGACCAGCGCGTGCCGGTGCATTTCAGCGCTGGCTTGGCGCAGTGGCAGCCCGGCGACGATGCACAGAGCCTGCTGCGGCGTGCCGATGATGCGCTGTACGAGGCCAAGCGCCACGGCAAGAACCGCGTACAGGCGGGTTGA
- a CDS encoding DUF808 domain-containing protein, producing MAGASLFALLDDIATLLDDVSILTKVAAKKTAGVLGDDLALNAQQVTGVNANRELPVVWAVAKGSLVNKVILVPAALAISALEAWLHSRGWNVPLIVPLMMIGGAFLCFEGVEKLAHRFLHSADEDAEHQAERRKALADEQVDMVAWEKDKVKGAVRTDFILSAEIIVLTLGVVAVASFTQQVLTLTVVALAMTVFVYGLVAGIVKLDDVGLYLSRKGGAVAAFGRGLVRSAPWLMKFLSVAGTVAMFLVGGGILVHNIPALHHAVQAMGGEGQWGWLISAAANMVVGIVAGAIVLAAVTGFQKLRGR from the coding sequence ATGGCCGGTGCCAGTCTGTTTGCCCTGCTCGACGATATCGCCACCCTGCTGGACGACGTCTCGATCCTCACCAAGGTTGCCGCGAAGAAGACCGCCGGCGTGCTGGGCGACGATCTGGCCCTGAACGCGCAGCAGGTGACCGGCGTGAACGCCAACCGCGAACTGCCGGTGGTGTGGGCCGTGGCCAAGGGCTCGCTGGTGAACAAGGTGATCCTGGTGCCGGCGGCGCTGGCGATCAGCGCGCTGGAAGCCTGGCTGCACAGCCGTGGCTGGAACGTGCCGCTGATCGTGCCGCTGATGATGATCGGCGGCGCCTTCCTGTGCTTTGAAGGCGTGGAAAAGCTGGCGCACCGCTTCCTGCATTCCGCCGACGAGGACGCCGAGCACCAGGCCGAACGCCGCAAGGCGCTGGCCGATGAGCAGGTGGACATGGTGGCGTGGGAAAAGGACAAGGTGAAGGGCGCGGTCCGCACCGACTTCATCCTGTCGGCCGAGATCATCGTGCTGACCCTGGGCGTGGTGGCGGTGGCCTCGTTCACCCAGCAGGTGCTGACCCTGACCGTGGTGGCGCTGGCGATGACGGTGTTTGTCTATGGCCTGGTGGCTGGCATCGTGAAGCTGGACGACGTGGGCCTGTACCTGTCGCGCAAGGGCGGGGCGGTGGCCGCGTTCGGGCGGGGCCTGGTGCGCTCGGCGCCGTGGCTGATGAAGTTCCTGTCGGTGGCCGGCACCGTCGCCATGTTCCTGGTGGGCGGCGGCATCCTGGTGCACAACATCCCGGCGCTGCACCACGCGGTGCAGGCGATGGGCGGGGAAGGGCAGTGGGGCTGGCTGATCAGCGCAGCGGCGAACATGGTGGTGGGTATCGTGGCCGGCGCCATCGTGCTGGCCGCCGTGACTGGCTTCCAGAAGCTGCGCGGGCGGTAG